From a single Gadus morhua chromosome 3, gadMor3.0, whole genome shotgun sequence genomic region:
- the taf5l gene encoding TAF5-like RNA polymerase II p300/CBP-associated factor-associated factor 65 kDa subunit 5L isoform X3, protein MVMKRVRTEQIQYVVAQYLKRRQYVDAESPMRGAKLFQTPEEMAANLTVQTESGCANVVSAAPCQSDPQQYETQFSKLRTFLTETEVPWAREVSGVLYPLFIYLHLDMVRCGLKATADAFYGHFHGAFLADGEQRATVEQLRSVLTPQDAAANAKLSAFLQHKYVVRLTEPAYAYLLRYLQSEDNGALCRALGAHLQLEVTAAKRTDYQLYGGVTAPAGVATAANGGPASGPHPALTSAPTWAGMDGAEGGGGGGEGVELPAGVLPQNEAALDALQDCIRKVREGPPSLTTVCFYAFHHTEQLLNTAEVAADSRLLAAGFDSSAVKLWSLRARKLKARPHQVDVSHIHLACDLLEEEEEEEEGSGSEIQTLRGHSGPVFRTAFLTDSSGLLSCSEDTTIRYWDLGSFTNTALYRGHAYPVWDVDVSPCSLYFASGSQDRTARLWTFSRTYPLRLYAGHLADVDCVKFHPNSNYLATGSTDKTVRLWSTQQGASVRLFTGHRGPVLALAFSPDGKYLASAGEDQRVKLWDLASGGLVKDLRGHTDGVSSLSFSPDSSLLASAAADNSVRVWDVVRSSVHAGSPADGSSGELVGLYSGATGSVLNVQFMACNLLLVTGTAQEKTEQ, encoded by the exons ATG GTCATGAAGAGGGTACGCACTGAGCAGATCCAGTATGTAGTCGCCCAGTACCTCAAGAGGAGACAGTATGTGGACGCGGAAAGTCCCATGAGAGGGGCAAAACTCTTCCAGACGCCAGAAGAGATGGCGGCAAATCTGACTG TGCAGACAGAGTCGGGGTGCGCCAACGTTGTCTCTGCTGCCCCATGCCAATCGGACCCCCAGCAGTATGAGACCCAGTTCTCCAAGCTACGCACGTTTCTCACAG AGACGGAGGTGCCCTGGGCGAGGGAGGTGAGCGGCGTGCTGTACCCGCTCTTCATCTACCTGCACCTGGACATGGTGCGCTGCGGCCTCAAGGCGACCGCCGACGCCTTCTACGGCCACTTCCACGGCGCCTTCCTGGCGGACGGCGAGCAGCGGGCCACGGTGGAGCAGCTCCGCAGCGTGCTGACGCCGCAGGACGCCGCCGCCAACGCCAAGCTCAGCGCCTTCCTGCAGCACAAGTACGTGGTGCGGCTGACGGAGCCGGCCTACGCCTACCTGCTGCGCTACCTGCAGAGCGAGGACAATGGCGCCCTCTGCAGGGCCCTGGGCGCCCACCTGCAGCTGGAGGTCACGGCCGCCAAGCGCACCGACTACCAGCTCTACGGCGGCGTCACTGCCCCCGCGGGCGTGGCCACGGCGGCTAACGGAGGTCCGGCGTCCGGCCCCCACCCGGCCCTGACGTCGGCCCCCACATGGGCGGGGATGgacggggcggagggggggggcggcggcggcgagggggTGGAGCTCCCGGCGGGGGTCCTCCCCCAGAACGAGGCGGCGCTGGACGCGCTGCAGGACTGCATCCGCAAGGTGCGGGAGGGCCCGCCCTCGCTGACCACCGTGTGCTTCTACGCCTTCCACCACACGGAGCAGCTGCTGAACACGGCGGAGGTGGCGGCAGACAGCCGGCTGCTGGCCGCCGGGTTCGACAGCTCGGCCGTGAAGCTGTGGAGCCTCCGCGCCCGCAAGCTGAAGGCCCGCCCCCACCAGGTGGACGTGTCCCACATCCACCTGGCCTGCGACCtgctggaggaagag gaggaggaagaggagggctcCGGCAGCGAGATCCAGACGCTGCGGGGGCACAGCGGGCCCGTCTTCCGCACCGCCTTCCTGACGGACTCCTCGGGACTGCTCTCCTGCTCCGAGGACACCACCATCCGCTACTGGGACCTGGGCAGCTTCACCAACACCGCCCTGTACCGCGGCCACGCCTACCCGGTGTGGGACGTGGACGTGAGCCCCTGCAGCCTGTACTTCGCCAGCGGCTCCCAGGACCGCACGGCGCGCCTCTGGACCTTCTCCCGCACCTACCCCCTGCGGCTGTACGCCGGCCACCTGGCCGACGTGGACTGCGTCAAGTTCCACCCCAACTCCAACTACCTGGCCACGGGCTCCACCGACAAGACGGTGCGACTGTGGAGCACGCAGCAGGGCGCCTCCGTGCGGCTGTTCACGGGCCACCGCGGGCCCGTGCTGGCGCTGGCCTTCTCCCCCGACGGCAAGTACCTGGCGTCGGCCGGCGAGGACCAGCGGGTCAAGCTGTGGGAcctggcgtcgggcgggctcgTGAAGGACCTGCGCGGCCACACGGACGGCGTGTCCAGCCTGTCCTTCAGCCCCGACAGCAGCCTGCTGGCCTCGGCCGCCGCAGACAACTCGGTGCGGGTGTGGGACGTGGTGCGGTCGTCTGTCCACGCCGGGAGCCCCGCGGACGGGTCGTCGGGGGAGCTGGTGGGGCTGTACTCTGGGGCCACCGGCAGCGTGCTCAACGTCCAGTTCATGGCCTGCAACCTCCTGCTGGTCACCGGCACGGCACAGGAGAAGACGGAACAGtag
- the taf5l gene encoding TAF5-like RNA polymerase II p300/CBP-associated factor-associated factor 65 kDa subunit 5L isoform X2 produces the protein MQCQTSVPLLLQVMKRVRTEQIQYVVAQYLKRRQYVDAESPMRGAKLFQTPEEMAANLTVQTESGCANVVSAAPCQSDPQQYETQFSKLRTFLTETEVPWAREVSGVLYPLFIYLHLDMVRCGLKATADAFYGHFHGAFLADGEQRATVEQLRSVLTPQDAAANAKLSAFLQHKYVVRLTEPAYAYLLRYLQSEDNGALCRALGAHLQLEVTAAKRTDYQLYGGVTAPAGVATAANGGPASGPHPALTSAPTWAGMDGAEGGGGGGEGVELPAGVLPQNEAALDALQDCIRKVREGPPSLTTVCFYAFHHTEQLLNTAEVAADSRLLAAGFDSSAVKLWSLRARKLKARPHQVDVSHIHLACDLLEEEEEEEEGSGSEIQTLRGHSGPVFRTAFLTDSSGLLSCSEDTTIRYWDLGSFTNTALYRGHAYPVWDVDVSPCSLYFASGSQDRTARLWTFSRTYPLRLYAGHLADVDCVKFHPNSNYLATGSTDKTVRLWSTQQGASVRLFTGHRGPVLALAFSPDGKYLASAGEDQRVKLWDLASGGLVKDLRGHTDGVSSLSFSPDSSLLASAAADNSVRVWDVVRSSVHAGSPADGSSGELVGLYSGATGSVLNVQFMACNLLLVTGTAQEKTEQ, from the exons ATGCA ATGTCAGACGTCCGTTCCTTTGCTTCTTCAGGTCATGAAGAGGGTACGCACTGAGCAGATCCAGTATGTAGTCGCCCAGTACCTCAAGAGGAGACAGTATGTGGACGCGGAAAGTCCCATGAGAGGGGCAAAACTCTTCCAGACGCCAGAAGAGATGGCGGCAAATCTGACTG TGCAGACAGAGTCGGGGTGCGCCAACGTTGTCTCTGCTGCCCCATGCCAATCGGACCCCCAGCAGTATGAGACCCAGTTCTCCAAGCTACGCACGTTTCTCACAG AGACGGAGGTGCCCTGGGCGAGGGAGGTGAGCGGCGTGCTGTACCCGCTCTTCATCTACCTGCACCTGGACATGGTGCGCTGCGGCCTCAAGGCGACCGCCGACGCCTTCTACGGCCACTTCCACGGCGCCTTCCTGGCGGACGGCGAGCAGCGGGCCACGGTGGAGCAGCTCCGCAGCGTGCTGACGCCGCAGGACGCCGCCGCCAACGCCAAGCTCAGCGCCTTCCTGCAGCACAAGTACGTGGTGCGGCTGACGGAGCCGGCCTACGCCTACCTGCTGCGCTACCTGCAGAGCGAGGACAATGGCGCCCTCTGCAGGGCCCTGGGCGCCCACCTGCAGCTGGAGGTCACGGCCGCCAAGCGCACCGACTACCAGCTCTACGGCGGCGTCACTGCCCCCGCGGGCGTGGCCACGGCGGCTAACGGAGGTCCGGCGTCCGGCCCCCACCCGGCCCTGACGTCGGCCCCCACATGGGCGGGGATGgacggggcggagggggggggcggcggcggcgagggggTGGAGCTCCCGGCGGGGGTCCTCCCCCAGAACGAGGCGGCGCTGGACGCGCTGCAGGACTGCATCCGCAAGGTGCGGGAGGGCCCGCCCTCGCTGACCACCGTGTGCTTCTACGCCTTCCACCACACGGAGCAGCTGCTGAACACGGCGGAGGTGGCGGCAGACAGCCGGCTGCTGGCCGCCGGGTTCGACAGCTCGGCCGTGAAGCTGTGGAGCCTCCGCGCCCGCAAGCTGAAGGCCCGCCCCCACCAGGTGGACGTGTCCCACATCCACCTGGCCTGCGACCtgctggaggaagag gaggaggaagaggagggctcCGGCAGCGAGATCCAGACGCTGCGGGGGCACAGCGGGCCCGTCTTCCGCACCGCCTTCCTGACGGACTCCTCGGGACTGCTCTCCTGCTCCGAGGACACCACCATCCGCTACTGGGACCTGGGCAGCTTCACCAACACCGCCCTGTACCGCGGCCACGCCTACCCGGTGTGGGACGTGGACGTGAGCCCCTGCAGCCTGTACTTCGCCAGCGGCTCCCAGGACCGCACGGCGCGCCTCTGGACCTTCTCCCGCACCTACCCCCTGCGGCTGTACGCCGGCCACCTGGCCGACGTGGACTGCGTCAAGTTCCACCCCAACTCCAACTACCTGGCCACGGGCTCCACCGACAAGACGGTGCGACTGTGGAGCACGCAGCAGGGCGCCTCCGTGCGGCTGTTCACGGGCCACCGCGGGCCCGTGCTGGCGCTGGCCTTCTCCCCCGACGGCAAGTACCTGGCGTCGGCCGGCGAGGACCAGCGGGTCAAGCTGTGGGAcctggcgtcgggcgggctcgTGAAGGACCTGCGCGGCCACACGGACGGCGTGTCCAGCCTGTCCTTCAGCCCCGACAGCAGCCTGCTGGCCTCGGCCGCCGCAGACAACTCGGTGCGGGTGTGGGACGTGGTGCGGTCGTCTGTCCACGCCGGGAGCCCCGCGGACGGGTCGTCGGGGGAGCTGGTGGGGCTGTACTCTGGGGCCACCGGCAGCGTGCTCAACGTCCAGTTCATGGCCTGCAACCTCCTGCTGGTCACCGGCACGGCACAGGAGAAGACGGAACAGtag
- the taf5l gene encoding TAF5-like RNA polymerase II p300/CBP-associated factor-associated factor 65 kDa subunit 5L isoform X1: protein MLLSDKSWGRARSRPKYVMKRVRTEQIQYVVAQYLKRRQYVDAESPMRGAKLFQTPEEMAANLTVQTESGCANVVSAAPCQSDPQQYETQFSKLRTFLTETEVPWAREVSGVLYPLFIYLHLDMVRCGLKATADAFYGHFHGAFLADGEQRATVEQLRSVLTPQDAAANAKLSAFLQHKYVVRLTEPAYAYLLRYLQSEDNGALCRALGAHLQLEVTAAKRTDYQLYGGVTAPAGVATAANGGPASGPHPALTSAPTWAGMDGAEGGGGGGEGVELPAGVLPQNEAALDALQDCIRKVREGPPSLTTVCFYAFHHTEQLLNTAEVAADSRLLAAGFDSSAVKLWSLRARKLKARPHQVDVSHIHLACDLLEEEEEEEEGSGSEIQTLRGHSGPVFRTAFLTDSSGLLSCSEDTTIRYWDLGSFTNTALYRGHAYPVWDVDVSPCSLYFASGSQDRTARLWTFSRTYPLRLYAGHLADVDCVKFHPNSNYLATGSTDKTVRLWSTQQGASVRLFTGHRGPVLALAFSPDGKYLASAGEDQRVKLWDLASGGLVKDLRGHTDGVSSLSFSPDSSLLASAAADNSVRVWDVVRSSVHAGSPADGSSGELVGLYSGATGSVLNVQFMACNLLLVTGTAQEKTEQ, encoded by the exons ATGTTGTTATCTGACAAGAGCTGGGGGCGGGCGAGGTCAAGACCAAAATAT GTCATGAAGAGGGTACGCACTGAGCAGATCCAGTATGTAGTCGCCCAGTACCTCAAGAGGAGACAGTATGTGGACGCGGAAAGTCCCATGAGAGGGGCAAAACTCTTCCAGACGCCAGAAGAGATGGCGGCAAATCTGACTG TGCAGACAGAGTCGGGGTGCGCCAACGTTGTCTCTGCTGCCCCATGCCAATCGGACCCCCAGCAGTATGAGACCCAGTTCTCCAAGCTACGCACGTTTCTCACAG AGACGGAGGTGCCCTGGGCGAGGGAGGTGAGCGGCGTGCTGTACCCGCTCTTCATCTACCTGCACCTGGACATGGTGCGCTGCGGCCTCAAGGCGACCGCCGACGCCTTCTACGGCCACTTCCACGGCGCCTTCCTGGCGGACGGCGAGCAGCGGGCCACGGTGGAGCAGCTCCGCAGCGTGCTGACGCCGCAGGACGCCGCCGCCAACGCCAAGCTCAGCGCCTTCCTGCAGCACAAGTACGTGGTGCGGCTGACGGAGCCGGCCTACGCCTACCTGCTGCGCTACCTGCAGAGCGAGGACAATGGCGCCCTCTGCAGGGCCCTGGGCGCCCACCTGCAGCTGGAGGTCACGGCCGCCAAGCGCACCGACTACCAGCTCTACGGCGGCGTCACTGCCCCCGCGGGCGTGGCCACGGCGGCTAACGGAGGTCCGGCGTCCGGCCCCCACCCGGCCCTGACGTCGGCCCCCACATGGGCGGGGATGgacggggcggagggggggggcggcggcggcgagggggTGGAGCTCCCGGCGGGGGTCCTCCCCCAGAACGAGGCGGCGCTGGACGCGCTGCAGGACTGCATCCGCAAGGTGCGGGAGGGCCCGCCCTCGCTGACCACCGTGTGCTTCTACGCCTTCCACCACACGGAGCAGCTGCTGAACACGGCGGAGGTGGCGGCAGACAGCCGGCTGCTGGCCGCCGGGTTCGACAGCTCGGCCGTGAAGCTGTGGAGCCTCCGCGCCCGCAAGCTGAAGGCCCGCCCCCACCAGGTGGACGTGTCCCACATCCACCTGGCCTGCGACCtgctggaggaagag gaggaggaagaggagggctcCGGCAGCGAGATCCAGACGCTGCGGGGGCACAGCGGGCCCGTCTTCCGCACCGCCTTCCTGACGGACTCCTCGGGACTGCTCTCCTGCTCCGAGGACACCACCATCCGCTACTGGGACCTGGGCAGCTTCACCAACACCGCCCTGTACCGCGGCCACGCCTACCCGGTGTGGGACGTGGACGTGAGCCCCTGCAGCCTGTACTTCGCCAGCGGCTCCCAGGACCGCACGGCGCGCCTCTGGACCTTCTCCCGCACCTACCCCCTGCGGCTGTACGCCGGCCACCTGGCCGACGTGGACTGCGTCAAGTTCCACCCCAACTCCAACTACCTGGCCACGGGCTCCACCGACAAGACGGTGCGACTGTGGAGCACGCAGCAGGGCGCCTCCGTGCGGCTGTTCACGGGCCACCGCGGGCCCGTGCTGGCGCTGGCCTTCTCCCCCGACGGCAAGTACCTGGCGTCGGCCGGCGAGGACCAGCGGGTCAAGCTGTGGGAcctggcgtcgggcgggctcgTGAAGGACCTGCGCGGCCACACGGACGGCGTGTCCAGCCTGTCCTTCAGCCCCGACAGCAGCCTGCTGGCCTCGGCCGCCGCAGACAACTCGGTGCGGGTGTGGGACGTGGTGCGGTCGTCTGTCCACGCCGGGAGCCCCGCGGACGGGTCGTCGGGGGAGCTGGTGGGGCTGTACTCTGGGGCCACCGGCAGCGTGCTCAACGTCCAGTTCATGGCCTGCAACCTCCTGCTGGTCACCGGCACGGCACAGGAGAAGACGGAACAGtag
- the taf5l gene encoding TAF5-like RNA polymerase II p300/CBP-associated factor-associated factor 65 kDa subunit 5L isoform X4, whose translation MKRVRTEQIQYVVAQYLKRRQYVDAESPMRGAKLFQTPEEMAANLTVQTESGCANVVSAAPCQSDPQQYETQFSKLRTFLTETEVPWAREVSGVLYPLFIYLHLDMVRCGLKATADAFYGHFHGAFLADGEQRATVEQLRSVLTPQDAAANAKLSAFLQHKYVVRLTEPAYAYLLRYLQSEDNGALCRALGAHLQLEVTAAKRTDYQLYGGVTAPAGVATAANGGPASGPHPALTSAPTWAGMDGAEGGGGGGEGVELPAGVLPQNEAALDALQDCIRKVREGPPSLTTVCFYAFHHTEQLLNTAEVAADSRLLAAGFDSSAVKLWSLRARKLKARPHQVDVSHIHLACDLLEEEEEEEEGSGSEIQTLRGHSGPVFRTAFLTDSSGLLSCSEDTTIRYWDLGSFTNTALYRGHAYPVWDVDVSPCSLYFASGSQDRTARLWTFSRTYPLRLYAGHLADVDCVKFHPNSNYLATGSTDKTVRLWSTQQGASVRLFTGHRGPVLALAFSPDGKYLASAGEDQRVKLWDLASGGLVKDLRGHTDGVSSLSFSPDSSLLASAAADNSVRVWDVVRSSVHAGSPADGSSGELVGLYSGATGSVLNVQFMACNLLLVTGTAQEKTEQ comes from the exons ATGAAGAGGGTACGCACTGAGCAGATCCAGTATGTAGTCGCCCAGTACCTCAAGAGGAGACAGTATGTGGACGCGGAAAGTCCCATGAGAGGGGCAAAACTCTTCCAGACGCCAGAAGAGATGGCGGCAAATCTGACTG TGCAGACAGAGTCGGGGTGCGCCAACGTTGTCTCTGCTGCCCCATGCCAATCGGACCCCCAGCAGTATGAGACCCAGTTCTCCAAGCTACGCACGTTTCTCACAG AGACGGAGGTGCCCTGGGCGAGGGAGGTGAGCGGCGTGCTGTACCCGCTCTTCATCTACCTGCACCTGGACATGGTGCGCTGCGGCCTCAAGGCGACCGCCGACGCCTTCTACGGCCACTTCCACGGCGCCTTCCTGGCGGACGGCGAGCAGCGGGCCACGGTGGAGCAGCTCCGCAGCGTGCTGACGCCGCAGGACGCCGCCGCCAACGCCAAGCTCAGCGCCTTCCTGCAGCACAAGTACGTGGTGCGGCTGACGGAGCCGGCCTACGCCTACCTGCTGCGCTACCTGCAGAGCGAGGACAATGGCGCCCTCTGCAGGGCCCTGGGCGCCCACCTGCAGCTGGAGGTCACGGCCGCCAAGCGCACCGACTACCAGCTCTACGGCGGCGTCACTGCCCCCGCGGGCGTGGCCACGGCGGCTAACGGAGGTCCGGCGTCCGGCCCCCACCCGGCCCTGACGTCGGCCCCCACATGGGCGGGGATGgacggggcggagggggggggcggcggcggcgagggggTGGAGCTCCCGGCGGGGGTCCTCCCCCAGAACGAGGCGGCGCTGGACGCGCTGCAGGACTGCATCCGCAAGGTGCGGGAGGGCCCGCCCTCGCTGACCACCGTGTGCTTCTACGCCTTCCACCACACGGAGCAGCTGCTGAACACGGCGGAGGTGGCGGCAGACAGCCGGCTGCTGGCCGCCGGGTTCGACAGCTCGGCCGTGAAGCTGTGGAGCCTCCGCGCCCGCAAGCTGAAGGCCCGCCCCCACCAGGTGGACGTGTCCCACATCCACCTGGCCTGCGACCtgctggaggaagag gaggaggaagaggagggctcCGGCAGCGAGATCCAGACGCTGCGGGGGCACAGCGGGCCCGTCTTCCGCACCGCCTTCCTGACGGACTCCTCGGGACTGCTCTCCTGCTCCGAGGACACCACCATCCGCTACTGGGACCTGGGCAGCTTCACCAACACCGCCCTGTACCGCGGCCACGCCTACCCGGTGTGGGACGTGGACGTGAGCCCCTGCAGCCTGTACTTCGCCAGCGGCTCCCAGGACCGCACGGCGCGCCTCTGGACCTTCTCCCGCACCTACCCCCTGCGGCTGTACGCCGGCCACCTGGCCGACGTGGACTGCGTCAAGTTCCACCCCAACTCCAACTACCTGGCCACGGGCTCCACCGACAAGACGGTGCGACTGTGGAGCACGCAGCAGGGCGCCTCCGTGCGGCTGTTCACGGGCCACCGCGGGCCCGTGCTGGCGCTGGCCTTCTCCCCCGACGGCAAGTACCTGGCGTCGGCCGGCGAGGACCAGCGGGTCAAGCTGTGGGAcctggcgtcgggcgggctcgTGAAGGACCTGCGCGGCCACACGGACGGCGTGTCCAGCCTGTCCTTCAGCCCCGACAGCAGCCTGCTGGCCTCGGCCGCCGCAGACAACTCGGTGCGGGTGTGGGACGTGGTGCGGTCGTCTGTCCACGCCGGGAGCCCCGCGGACGGGTCGTCGGGGGAGCTGGTGGGGCTGTACTCTGGGGCCACCGGCAGCGTGCTCAACGTCCAGTTCATGGCCTGCAACCTCCTGCTGGTCACCGGCACGGCACAGGAGAAGACGGAACAGtag